A genomic window from Cupriavidus basilensis includes:
- a CDS encoding terminase large subunit domain-containing protein has protein sequence MAANSPSLNVPQAAFLQMPHKFRAYVAGFGSGKTWVGCTSICQHFWRWPKINQGYFAPTYPQIRDIFYPTMEEVAATMGLRVKINQSNHEVHVYEGRRYRGTIICRSMEKPETIVGFKIGHALIDELDVMNPIKAQTAWRKIIARMRYKVEGLRNGIDVTTTPEGFKFVYQQFVKAITEKPSLESLYGLIQASTFDNELNLPDDYIPSLRESYPPQLIEAYLRGKFVNLAAGSVYPNFSRKLNHTDDAMAAGEPLHVGMDFNVLKMASVIYVVRDGTPRAVGELTKVRDTPEMARMLKERFKDKGHAVLIYPDASGQNTSSKSASESDLSILRGAGFQLQVNSTNPAVKDRVNAVNALILNDKGERRLKVNTHLCPEFTEALEQQPYDKNGEPDKSTGHDHVNDAGGYPLVKLWPIVKRAATVRPVNM, from the coding sequence ATGGCAGCGAATAGCCCCTCCCTGAACGTCCCGCAGGCTGCCTTCCTGCAGATGCCGCACAAGTTCCGGGCCTACGTGGCCGGGTTCGGGTCCGGCAAGACGTGGGTGGGCTGCACCAGTATTTGCCAGCATTTCTGGCGGTGGCCGAAGATCAACCAGGGCTACTTCGCGCCGACCTACCCGCAGATCCGCGACATCTTCTATCCCACGATGGAGGAGGTGGCAGCCACGATGGGCCTGCGGGTCAAGATCAACCAGAGCAACCACGAAGTCCACGTCTACGAGGGGCGGCGGTACCGCGGCACGATCATCTGCCGCTCGATGGAGAAGCCCGAGACCATCGTGGGCTTCAAGATCGGCCACGCGCTGATCGACGAGCTGGACGTGATGAACCCCATCAAGGCCCAGACGGCCTGGCGGAAGATCATCGCGCGCATGCGCTACAAGGTCGAGGGGCTGCGCAACGGCATCGATGTGACGACGACCCCCGAGGGGTTCAAGTTCGTCTACCAGCAGTTCGTCAAGGCCATCACGGAGAAGCCGTCGCTGGAAAGCCTGTATGGGCTGATCCAGGCCAGTACGTTCGACAACGAGCTGAACCTGCCGGACGACTACATCCCGTCGCTGCGCGAGAGCTATCCGCCGCAGCTGATCGAGGCGTACCTGCGCGGGAAGTTCGTCAACCTCGCAGCCGGGTCGGTGTATCCGAACTTCAGCCGGAAGCTGAACCACACCGACGACGCCATGGCGGCCGGCGAGCCGCTGCACGTCGGCATGGACTTCAACGTGCTGAAGATGGCATCGGTGATCTACGTGGTGCGCGACGGCACGCCGCGCGCGGTTGGCGAGCTGACCAAGGTGCGGGACACGCCCGAGATGGCGCGGATGCTGAAGGAGCGGTTCAAGGACAAGGGCCATGCCGTCTTGATCTATCCCGACGCGAGCGGCCAGAACACCAGCAGCAAGAGCGCTAGCGAGTCGGACCTGTCGATCCTCCGGGGCGCCGGGTTCCAACTGCAGGTCAACTCGACGAACCCAGCCGTGAAGGACCGGGTGAACGCCGTCAACGCCCTGATCCTGAACGACAAGGGCGAGCGCCGGCTGAAGGTCAATACGCACCTGTGCCCGGAGTTCACCGAGGCGCTCGAACAGCAGCCTTACGACAAGAACGGCGAGCCGGACAAGTCAACCGGCCACGACCACGTCAACGATGCCGGCGGCTACCCGCTGGTGAAGCTGTGGCCGATCGTGAAGCGCGCCGCGACCGTCCGCCCCGTGAACATGTAG
- a CDS encoding LysM peptidoglycan-binding domain-containing protein produces MPEEISFGGSQRLAIKKMVGGVRDIQALGADPKPIAWSGIFMPTEDGQSALDRARLLEAMRDAGLPVALELDEIYKLVYIRDFDPDLRFGRIPYRIALEVLKDLAAPVSDDTAPDADDLINGDLDAANGLADSIGDSGLSGLMANVTSAVGQVRSFVGASLSTIASVLQPINAAVRSVSSLIATTDSVLASVGVPAGVLPSVPLAGNIARFTAQLNATAMQLPLVQLQGVLGRMSTNLAQINSSGRSITVGGGNLFDIASKEYGDATGWTQIAQANNITDPELPGITTLIIPPYSSGAGGGVLSA; encoded by the coding sequence GTGCCCGAGGAGATTTCCTTCGGCGGTTCGCAGCGCCTAGCAATCAAGAAGATGGTTGGCGGCGTGCGGGACATCCAAGCCCTAGGCGCGGACCCGAAGCCGATTGCCTGGTCTGGCATCTTCATGCCGACGGAGGACGGCCAGTCGGCGCTCGATCGCGCGCGTCTGCTTGAGGCCATGCGCGACGCCGGGCTGCCTGTCGCGCTGGAACTGGACGAGATCTACAAGCTGGTCTACATCCGGGACTTCGACCCGGATTTGCGGTTCGGCAGGATTCCGTACCGGATTGCCCTTGAGGTGCTGAAGGACCTGGCCGCGCCGGTCAGCGACGACACCGCGCCGGATGCAGATGACCTGATCAACGGCGACCTGGATGCCGCCAACGGGCTGGCCGACAGTATCGGCGACAGCGGGCTTTCTGGCCTAATGGCGAACGTCACCAGCGCGGTCGGTCAGGTTAGAAGCTTCGTGGGCGCATCGCTGAGCACCATCGCATCGGTACTGCAGCCTATCAACGCCGCTGTGCGCAGCGTGAGCTCGCTGATCGCCACGACCGATTCGGTGCTGGCCAGCGTGGGCGTGCCGGCGGGCGTGCTGCCCTCCGTGCCGCTGGCCGGGAACATCGCGCGCTTCACGGCGCAACTGAACGCGACGGCCATGCAGCTTCCGCTGGTGCAGCTGCAGGGTGTGTTGGGCCGCATGTCCACCAACCTCGCGCAGATCAATTCCAGTGGGCGCTCGATCACGGTTGGCGGTGGCAACCTGTTCGATATCGCTTCGAAGGAATACGGTGACGCCACGGGCTGGACGCAGATCGCCCAGGCCAACAACATCACCGACCCGGAACTGCCAGGCATCACGACTCTGATCATCCCTCCGTACAGCAGCGGCGCGGGTGGCGGCGTACTCAGTGCATAG
- a CDS encoding baseplate J/gp47 family protein — protein MANLNTQSFAQIVSNFATAVQGRASKLVDFTIGSVLRAIAEAMGGVSLWLQGLALQVGALTRAATSNGTDLDSWFAQFGFARLPAVAATGQESFARYTPTNQALVPVGATVQTQDGSVLYTVVADATNAAYSAAQGGYVLPPGQASVNVTVQCTVAGAIGNVSAGAVNTLGTAISGVDYVTNAAAFQNGVPAEKDAPARARFVLYIASLESATLLAVKNAIASVGLNITGIITENQQYNGSTQNGYFTVIADDGTGYPSSTTLTNVANAVEAVRPLCSTYGVHGPTILTAAVSMAITTGTGYTHSAVAAQVAADLQAYINGLGDGVQLPWAYLSTVAFDVEGVTNVANVLLNGGTADIVPTPQQRVLAGVITVT, from the coding sequence ATGGCGAATCTCAACACTCAGTCGTTCGCGCAGATCGTCTCGAACTTCGCCACAGCGGTGCAGGGGCGGGCGTCCAAGCTGGTGGATTTCACCATCGGGTCGGTCCTGCGTGCCATCGCGGAGGCGATGGGCGGCGTGTCCCTCTGGCTGCAGGGGCTGGCGCTGCAGGTGGGTGCGCTCACCCGTGCCGCCACGTCCAACGGAACCGATCTGGATTCGTGGTTCGCGCAGTTTGGCTTTGCCCGGCTGCCGGCGGTAGCTGCGACCGGGCAAGAATCCTTCGCGCGCTACACGCCCACCAACCAGGCGTTGGTCCCGGTGGGGGCGACGGTCCAGACGCAGGACGGTTCAGTCCTGTACACCGTCGTCGCCGACGCCACCAACGCTGCGTACAGTGCCGCGCAAGGCGGCTACGTGCTGCCGCCCGGCCAGGCCAGCGTGAATGTGACGGTGCAGTGCACGGTAGCGGGCGCCATCGGAAACGTCTCGGCAGGCGCGGTGAACACGCTCGGCACGGCCATTTCTGGCGTCGATTACGTCACGAACGCCGCGGCCTTCCAGAATGGCGTGCCGGCAGAAAAGGACGCGCCGGCGCGCGCCCGGTTCGTGCTGTACATCGCCAGCCTGGAGTCGGCGACGCTGCTGGCCGTCAAGAACGCCATCGCCAGCGTGGGCCTGAACATCACCGGGATCATCACCGAGAACCAGCAGTACAACGGCTCGACCCAGAACGGCTATTTCACAGTGATTGCAGACGATGGCACCGGCTATCCGTCCTCAACAACGCTGACCAACGTCGCCAACGCGGTCGAGGCGGTGCGGCCGCTGTGTTCGACCTACGGGGTGCATGGGCCGACGATCCTCACCGCCGCCGTATCGATGGCGATCACCACCGGCACCGGATACACGCACTCTGCGGTGGCCGCGCAGGTCGCCGCCGACCTGCAGGCCTACATCAATGGGCTCGGCGATGGGGTGCAGTTGCCATGGGCGTACCTGTCCACCGTCGCATTCGACGTGGAAGGCGTCACGAATGTCGCGAACGTGCTGCTCAACGGCGGCACCGCCGATATTGTCCCAACTCCGCAGCAGCGCGTCCTGGCTGGCGTAATTACGGTGACCTGA
- a CDS encoding HeH/LEM domain-containing protein, whose translation MQCETVKVVSPVSEGNPLGFIVINKSDLTDEHELFDEDGRRPVATRADLDAALASLPGEYTDAEYVVTQMRAYFGGLFTADDESHVRSLVKSKDKSQSGALNVEQLKAALTEKAIEIPDGAKKADLQALLDASNQG comes from the coding sequence ATGCAATGTGAAACCGTCAAGGTCGTTTCCCCGGTGTCCGAGGGGAACCCGCTGGGCTTCATCGTCATCAACAAGTCCGATCTGACCGACGAGCACGAGCTGTTCGACGAGGATGGCCGACGCCCAGTGGCCACGCGAGCCGATCTCGATGCGGCACTGGCCAGTCTGCCTGGCGAGTACACCGACGCGGAATATGTGGTGACGCAGATGCGCGCCTACTTCGGTGGCCTTTTCACTGCCGACGACGAAAGCCACGTGCGCTCGCTGGTCAAGTCGAAGGACAAGAGCCAGTCCGGTGCTCTGAACGTTGAGCAGCTCAAGGCCGCGCTGACCGAGAAGGCCATCGAGATCCCGGACGGCGCCAAGAAGGCGGACCTGCAGGCCCTGCTGGACGCATCGAATCAGGGGTAA
- a CDS encoding DUF6651 domain-containing protein produces MNVKLKIDEHGHVVVQDGKPVYVHDDGKEIAFDAPGTVATISRLNGEAKSHRERAEAAEGRAKLFEGIEDADAARKALETVRNIKDGDLITAGKVEEIKAAAKRAAEEQVAAASKSHVEELARVKTERDTLQSTLYDERIGGSFDRSKFIAEKLAIPGDIAKAAFGKAFKIEDGKTVAYDATGNKIFSRVRPGDLADFDEALETLVENYPHRDQILKGSGASGGGASGGGSSGGKRAYTRAEFNTFEPSKQAAVSADVRAGKATLND; encoded by the coding sequence ATGAACGTGAAGCTGAAGATCGATGAACATGGCCACGTCGTGGTCCAGGACGGCAAGCCGGTCTATGTGCATGACGATGGCAAGGAAATCGCTTTCGATGCCCCGGGCACCGTGGCAACGATCTCGCGCCTGAACGGCGAGGCGAAGTCGCATCGTGAGCGCGCGGAGGCCGCCGAGGGCCGGGCAAAGCTGTTCGAGGGCATCGAGGATGCCGACGCTGCCCGCAAGGCGCTCGAAACCGTCCGCAACATCAAGGACGGCGACCTCATCACGGCCGGCAAGGTCGAGGAAATCAAGGCGGCCGCCAAGCGCGCCGCTGAAGAGCAGGTCGCCGCCGCCAGTAAGTCGCACGTCGAAGAGCTCGCGCGAGTAAAGACTGAGCGCGACACCCTCCAGAGCACGCTCTACGACGAGCGCATCGGCGGCAGTTTCGACCGATCGAAGTTCATCGCCGAAAAGCTGGCCATTCCCGGCGACATCGCCAAGGCCGCCTTCGGCAAGGCCTTCAAGATCGAAGACGGCAAGACGGTTGCCTATGACGCGACCGGCAACAAGATTTTCTCCCGCGTTCGCCCCGGTGACCTGGCCGACTTCGACGAGGCACTGGAAACGCTCGTCGAGAACTACCCGCATCGCGACCAGATCCTGAAGGGGTCTGGCGCCAGCGGTGGCGGTGCGAGCGGTGGCGGCTCGTCTGGCGGCAAGCGCGCCTACACCCGGGCCGAGTTCAACACCTTCGAGCCGAGCAAGCAGGCCGCGGTCTCCGCGGATGTTCGCGCCGGCAAAGCCACCCTCAACGACTAA
- a CDS encoding phage baseplate assembly protein V, producing the protein MSRGDHALANAIRQQARMATNDVSQPRLATISSYDASSHAVKVTLEPRDPGVPPTESNWMPLGAIGIGNGWGVAVGPQIGDQVLVVFEYGDFSSGTIVSRIFSVAQQAIAVPSGEIWAVHETGSFVKLVTNGDVDINAAGKITVTAVQEISLTSETKVSVHAPLISMNGA; encoded by the coding sequence ATGAGCCGAGGAGACCACGCGCTGGCGAACGCCATCCGCCAGCAGGCCCGTATGGCGACCAACGACGTGTCGCAGCCGCGGCTGGCGACGATCAGCAGCTACGACGCGTCCAGTCACGCGGTCAAGGTGACGCTGGAACCACGCGACCCGGGCGTGCCGCCCACCGAGTCCAACTGGATGCCGCTGGGCGCCATCGGGATCGGCAACGGCTGGGGGGTGGCTGTCGGCCCGCAGATCGGCGACCAGGTGCTGGTGGTGTTCGAGTATGGGGATTTCAGTTCGGGCACGATCGTGTCTCGGATCTTCTCGGTCGCCCAACAGGCGATTGCGGTCCCGTCCGGGGAAATCTGGGCGGTACACGAGACAGGGAGCTTCGTGAAGCTGGTCACCAACGGCGACGTGGACATCAATGCTGCAGGGAAGATCACGGTAACCGCGGTGCAGGAGATTTCACTTACCAGCGAGACGAAGGTATCGGTCCATGCGCCGCTGATCAGCATGAACGGGGCCTGA
- a CDS encoding P22 phage major capsid protein family protein, with amino-acid sequence MANTLTGLIPTIYEALDVVSREQVGFIPAVSRNSSGERAALNQTIMIPIAPPGTMADNTPAVTAPNTGDSNIGNVSMTISKSKHVPIRWNGEEQRGMINAGSYGGVLMNQFAQAFRTLCNAIEVDLFTTTYQNASRAYGTPGTAPFGTAGDLSDIAQQRKILDDNGAPQTDLQLVLGSAAIANLRGKQNVLFKVNEAGTDDLLRRGIIGELEGQMLHNSNAVQAVTKGTGASYTTDTAGYAVGATVVNLITGTGTVLAGDTVTFAGDTNKYVVVTGVAAPGAITLAAPGLKQAIAGSATAVTVGASATPNVGFSRSAVQLITRAPAMPVGPDGKPMDMADDMAQVTDPVSGLVFDVAVYRQFMQLVYHVRLAWGTQAIKSNHIAVLLG; translated from the coding sequence GTGGCAAACACCCTGACTGGCCTTATCCCGACGATCTACGAGGCACTCGACGTGGTGTCTCGCGAGCAGGTCGGCTTCATTCCCGCGGTGTCGCGCAACAGCAGCGGCGAGCGCGCTGCGCTGAACCAGACGATCATGATTCCGATCGCGCCCCCGGGCACGATGGCCGACAACACGCCGGCTGTGACCGCCCCGAACACCGGCGACTCGAACATCGGCAACGTGTCGATGACGATCAGTAAGTCCAAGCACGTCCCGATTCGCTGGAACGGCGAAGAGCAGCGCGGCATGATCAATGCCGGCAGCTACGGCGGCGTCCTGATGAACCAGTTCGCGCAGGCCTTCCGTACGCTGTGCAACGCGATCGAGGTCGATCTGTTCACGACCACGTACCAGAACGCCTCGCGCGCCTACGGCACGCCCGGCACGGCGCCCTTCGGTACCGCCGGCGACCTGTCGGACATCGCCCAGCAACGCAAGATCCTGGACGACAATGGCGCGCCGCAGACCGATCTGCAGCTGGTACTCGGCTCGGCGGCGATCGCCAACCTGCGCGGCAAGCAGAACGTGCTGTTCAAGGTGAACGAAGCCGGCACCGACGACCTGCTGCGCCGCGGCATCATCGGCGAGTTGGAAGGCCAGATGCTGCACAACTCGAATGCCGTTCAGGCGGTGACCAAGGGCACCGGCGCAAGCTACACCACCGACACGGCTGGCTACGCGGTCGGCGCCACGGTGGTCAACCTGATCACCGGCACCGGCACCGTGCTGGCTGGCGACACGGTGACCTTTGCGGGCGACACCAACAAGTATGTGGTGGTGACCGGCGTTGCGGCCCCGGGCGCGATCACGCTGGCGGCGCCTGGCCTGAAGCAGGCTATTGCTGGGTCCGCCACCGCCGTGACCGTGGGTGCCAGCGCGACGCCGAACGTTGGCTTCAGCCGCTCCGCCGTGCAGCTGATCACCCGCGCCCCGGCCATGCCGGTTGGTCCAGATGGCAAGCCGATGGATATGGCCGATGACATGGCGCAGGTCACGGACCCGGTCTCGGGCCTGGTCTTCGACGTCGCCGTGTATCGCCAGTTCATGCAGCTCGTGTACCACGTGCGTCTGGCCTGGGGCACGCAGGCCATCAAGAGTAACCACATCGCCGTGCTGCTCGGCTAA
- a CDS encoding phage protein, HK97 gp10 family yields MKEFKSFGAFATHLARLAATSEVVTHHIVDKAAEEIQKTAQGIIGDYQDAVGPYPAWEELAESTQAERSRLGYSENDPGYRDGKMQRSIERTVEGNEAVVGSNDPHLVWFDQGTPHQPPRPVMGPAALHSEGRVKAIIGATAFAWLAGRGWMRPRIKSS; encoded by the coding sequence GTGAAAGAGTTCAAGAGCTTCGGCGCCTTCGCGACGCACCTCGCGCGCCTGGCGGCAACCTCTGAGGTGGTCACGCACCACATCGTCGACAAGGCGGCCGAGGAGATTCAGAAGACCGCGCAGGGGATCATCGGGGACTATCAGGATGCCGTCGGGCCTTATCCGGCATGGGAAGAACTGGCCGAGTCGACGCAGGCCGAGCGGTCGCGCCTGGGCTATTCCGAAAACGATCCCGGCTACCGCGACGGCAAGATGCAGCGCTCGATCGAGCGCACCGTCGAGGGCAATGAAGCTGTCGTGGGTTCGAATGACCCGCACCTGGTGTGGTTCGACCAGGGCACTCCCCACCAGCCGCCGCGGCCGGTCATGGGGCCTGCCGCACTGCACAGCGAGGGGAGGGTGAAGGCCATCATCGGCGCCACCGCGTTCGCATGGCTGGCCGGTCGCGGCTGGATGCGGCCCCGGATCAAGTCCTCTTGA
- a CDS encoding DUF4055 domain-containing protein yields MTSTVREQTAAVKAMAENYPLITALLGGTTAMRAAGIKHLPQWPNETADAYKARLASATLFPAFGRTCEVLTGKPFSKPITVGKDVPGRIANWCENIDLQGHNLHAFAAAVCFHAISYGLCGILVDFPNAGGIRTKAEEEAAGVRPYFVHIHAQSILGWRAQRINGVQTLTQLRFLETVSEPDGPFGEREIEQVRVLYPGRWEVWREAEKANSAEKEWILHDEGTTTLRKIPFVPVYGRRIGFMQGVPPLVELAHMNVEHWQSKSDQQTILHVARVPILFAKLLGDSPITVGASSAVNADHPDADLRFVEHGGKAIEAGSRELAALEDRMRQVGAELLVIKPGNLTVAQTVSDNEAGMCTLQRIIQDEEDAIDAALQLAAEWVKEPEGGHIQIFNDFGVASLAEASMEILRDMNVDGTFSDESLFNEAKRRGLVSPELTWEDEKKRIALNAPKPGKANIND; encoded by the coding sequence ATGACATCGACCGTCCGAGAGCAAACAGCCGCCGTCAAGGCGATGGCGGAGAACTATCCGCTCATCACCGCGTTACTGGGCGGCACGACGGCCATGCGCGCGGCCGGCATCAAACACCTTCCGCAGTGGCCCAATGAGACTGCCGATGCGTACAAGGCACGCCTGGCTTCGGCCACGCTGTTTCCTGCCTTTGGCCGCACGTGCGAGGTGTTGACCGGCAAGCCGTTTTCGAAGCCGATTACGGTTGGCAAGGATGTGCCGGGGCGCATCGCCAATTGGTGCGAGAACATCGACCTGCAGGGCCACAATCTGCACGCGTTCGCTGCGGCGGTGTGCTTTCACGCCATTTCCTATGGCCTGTGCGGCATCCTGGTCGACTTCCCCAATGCCGGCGGCATTCGCACGAAGGCCGAGGAAGAGGCCGCCGGCGTGCGTCCGTACTTCGTTCACATCCACGCGCAGAGCATCCTGGGTTGGCGTGCGCAGCGGATCAACGGGGTTCAGACGCTGACGCAATTGCGGTTCTTGGAGACGGTTTCCGAGCCGGACGGCCCATTCGGCGAACGGGAGATTGAGCAGGTTCGCGTGCTGTACCCCGGGCGCTGGGAGGTGTGGCGCGAGGCTGAGAAGGCAAACTCGGCGGAAAAGGAGTGGATCCTTCACGACGAAGGCACCACGACGCTGCGGAAGATCCCGTTCGTGCCGGTCTATGGTCGGCGCATTGGATTCATGCAGGGCGTTCCGCCGCTTGTCGAACTGGCACACATGAACGTCGAGCACTGGCAGTCGAAGAGCGATCAGCAGACGATTCTGCACGTCGCGCGCGTGCCAATCCTGTTCGCGAAATTGCTGGGGGATTCGCCGATCACAGTGGGTGCATCGTCTGCGGTCAATGCCGACCATCCGGATGCGGACCTTCGGTTTGTCGAGCACGGCGGCAAGGCGATCGAGGCGGGCAGCAGGGAGTTGGCGGCGCTGGAAGACCGGATGCGCCAAGTCGGTGCCGAGCTGCTGGTGATCAAGCCAGGCAATCTTACCGTTGCGCAGACCGTCTCCGACAACGAAGCCGGCATGTGCACGCTGCAGCGGATCATCCAGGACGAAGAGGACGCGATCGACGCGGCCCTGCAGCTGGCTGCCGAGTGGGTGAAGGAGCCCGAGGGCGGCCACATCCAGATCTTCAACGATTTCGGCGTGGCGTCGCTGGCGGAGGCCTCGATGGAGATTCTGCGCGATATGAACGTCGACGGCACCTTCTCCGACGAGTCGCTGTTCAACGAAGCGAAGCGGCGCGGCCTCGTTAGCCCGGAACTGACCTGGGAAGACGAGAAGAAGCGCATCGCGCTGAACGCCCCCAAGCCCGGGAAAGCGAACATCAACGACTAA
- a CDS encoding phage late control D family protein, protein MTSFTEPTGRQPRGAVKVNGVLINGWVEFELENNAFYSADTFRCTFAGALLPPDRDAAWFSEQQDMFVELFIGFPSDPVNYGPSDLKSWIYGQADDVVIDPVTNTVTVPGRDLTRVFIDTKTTQKWPNQTASQIATALAQKHGLTPMVETTTTRVGKYYEIDHVNLTDERSEWDILNYLADIEGFRVWVRGQSLYFQPPPDPKTTAPYRIVYEVATGADGVPKANFEALKMRRALTVSRGIQVKIRSWNKKYAKGFAVSYPSNVKTIRVGSSALGSGAQIYSRTIPNLTQEQALQRAQSWYQQIVAHEMRLEGLAMPGDNDLDTTSILDFSGTGTAFDQQYFPDTIHRSMNFDGGYDMTITAKNHSPESTIATI, encoded by the coding sequence ATGACCTCATTCACGGAACCAACCGGGCGCCAGCCGCGCGGGGCGGTGAAGGTCAATGGCGTCCTCATCAATGGCTGGGTTGAGTTTGAGCTCGAAAACAATGCGTTCTATTCAGCCGACACGTTCCGCTGCACGTTCGCGGGCGCGTTGCTACCGCCAGACCGGGATGCCGCGTGGTTTTCCGAGCAACAGGACATGTTCGTCGAGCTCTTCATCGGCTTCCCTAGCGACCCGGTGAACTACGGGCCGTCCGACCTGAAGAGTTGGATCTACGGGCAGGCGGACGATGTCGTGATCGACCCGGTGACTAACACCGTCACGGTGCCCGGGCGTGACCTGACGCGCGTCTTCATCGACACCAAGACCACGCAGAAATGGCCCAACCAAACAGCGTCCCAGATTGCCACGGCGCTGGCGCAAAAGCACGGGTTGACGCCGATGGTGGAAACCACCACCACGCGGGTTGGGAAGTACTACGAAATCGACCACGTCAACCTTACCGACGAGCGGTCTGAGTGGGACATCCTGAACTACCTGGCGGACATCGAGGGGTTCCGCGTCTGGGTGCGCGGGCAGTCGCTGTATTTCCAGCCGCCCCCGGACCCGAAGACCACCGCACCGTACCGGATCGTCTACGAGGTCGCGACCGGCGCCGACGGCGTCCCGAAGGCCAACTTCGAGGCGCTCAAGATGCGGCGGGCCCTGACGGTCTCGCGCGGCATCCAGGTCAAGATCCGGTCCTGGAACAAGAAGTACGCCAAGGGCTTTGCGGTGTCCTACCCGTCGAACGTGAAGACCATCCGGGTCGGCTCGTCGGCGCTGGGCTCCGGTGCGCAGATCTACTCGCGCACGATCCCGAACCTCACGCAGGAACAGGCGCTGCAGCGCGCCCAGAGCTGGTACCAGCAGATCGTCGCGCACGAGATGCGGCTGGAAGGGTTGGCAATGCCGGGCGACAACGACCTGGACACCACCTCGATTCTCGATTTCAGCGGGACTGGCACTGCATTCGACCAGCAGTACTTCCCCGACACCATCCACCGCTCGATGAACTTCGACGGCGGCTACGACATGACCATCACGGCGAAGAATCACTCGCCGGAATCGACGATTGCGACCATATGA